CCGCAGGCGCTCGTTCACAATCTTGGGGTTTGCTTTTCCTTTTGAAGCCTTCATCACCTGCCCGACGAAGAACCCAAACAGACCTTCTTTGCCACCGCGAAACTGTTCGACTTGTTTCGGATTGGCCGCGATCACTTCATCGATCACGCCGTCAATTTCGCCGGAATCGCTGACTTGAATCAGTCCGCGCTCTTCGACGATGGCGGCAGCAGGTTTGCCGGTCGCAAACATCTCAACCAAAACATCCTTGCCCTGCTTCCCACTAATCGTTCCTTCGTCAATCATGCGGACGAGCGCACCGAGCTCGACGGCCGGAACCGGGGATTTTTCGGCGCTCAAGCCGGCGTTCTCAAGTTCGCGCAGTAACTCAGATCGAATCCAGTTCGTCGTCGCGCGCGCATTACCGCCACTCGCTTCGACCGCCGCTTCATAATAATCCGCGAGCGAACGATCGCTTGTGAGTTGGGACGCGTCGGCGAAAGACAAACTGTACTGTTCAGTGAAGCGCTTCGCGCGCGGCCCTGGTAATTCCGGCATTGAGGCCTGGACCCGATCGATTAACTCACTGCTGACGATAAGCGGCGGCAGATCAGGCTCAGGAAAATAACGATAGTCGTGAGCCTCTTCCTTGGAACGCATCGGCCGCGTTTCGTTCGCGCGTTCATCCCACAGACGCGTTTCCTGCCTCAGCTGTCCGCCGGACTCGAGCGTCTTGATGTGACGCTCAACTTCGAATTCGATCGCCTTCTGCATGAAACGAACCGAGTTCAGGTTTTTCAGTTCCACTTTCGTGCCGAACGCTTTGTCGCCTTTGCGACGAATTGAGACGTTCGCTTCGCAGCGGAGGTTTCCCTTCTCCATGTCCGCTTCGGATGCGCCGACCCATTGCAACGCGCGCCGCACGTGATTCACGTAATCGTAGGCCTCCCAGGACGAACGGAAGTCGGGCTCAGTGACAATTTCAGCCAGGGGCGTGCCCGCGCGATTCAGATCGATGTAGGAATAGCGATCGACGTCCGGCAATCCTTCATGCACGTTCTTGCCCGCGTCTTCTTCAAGGTGCAGCCGAGTGATGCCGACCGTCATCGATTTCCAATCGCGCGCATGGCCGGCTTCGTCACGTTCAGCCGTCATGATTTCGAGCGTGCCGTTCATTGAGAACGGTTGATCATATTGCGAGATTTGGTAGCCCTTCGGCAGGTCGGGATAGAAATAATTCTTGCGCGCGAAGATCGAACGTTCCTGAATTTGAAGTCCGAGCGCCAAAGCGGCGCGCGCGCCCAGCTCAATCACCCGCCGATTCAAAACGGGGAGCGCACCCGGCACACCGAGGCACACCGGACACGTGTTCGCGTTCGGCTCATCGCCGAAGCGCGTCGAGCATCCGCAGAAAATTTTTGATTCGGTGCTGAGTTGGGCGTGGACTTCCAGCCCGATGATAGTTTCCCAAACGTTAGTCATTCGTCAGTTGTCCGTTGTCAGTTGTATTCGCTGCCGTTCCTTTTTACAACTGACCACGGACTACTGACAACTGGCGATCATGGTTCAAGCCAAATCTGCGGCACGCGCGCATCACGCGCTTCGTTTTCCAACGCTTGCCATTGCGCCATCAATCCCGCCCGTCGCATCAGCAAATCATCCATGCGACGAGTGAGATCCGCGTGTTGCATCGACTTGTCGGTATCGTAAGGCGCCGTCGGATAGCCATAGGGATTCTGACCCGGATAACCGTAAGGGCCCTGACCCGGATAGCCATAGGGATTCTGGTTCGGGTATCCGTACGGATTCTGACCTGGATAGCCGTAAGGATACTGGCCTTGAGGATAGCCGTAAGGGTTTTGTCCCGGATACCCATTTGGATATTGCCCGTTGGGATAACCGTAAGGATATTGCGGCGGTCCGAAGATCGGCGGAGTTGTCTGAGGGCGACCGCGGCGGCCCCAACGACGATTCCTTGACCACGGATCATAATTGGGCCAGTTCGGATAGACCTGCGTCACGCTTGGTGCAACGCGCGACGATTCATTAATTTCAGTTAGGCGCGCCCGAACGTAGTCGAGTTGATTATCAACCGTGGCAATCTCAGTGCGCAGTTCGCGGGAGCGCCCCCGCCAGTAAGATTCTTCGCGCGAGGTGGCCGCCGCCCGATCGCGTAGCCCGGAACGGAAGAGCCTTTCATCTTCTTGCTGGCGCATGCGCGTTTCGGCGACAGTCGGCAACCCCAATTGCAGACGGCGCTGTTCGTACGCTTGTTCGCTTTCAAGCCGCCGCTGCCGAATCGCAGCAAGGTCGCTGTTAGTCACGGTCTTGGTAGCCTGCGGTGCCGGCGCAGAAGGCTCAAGGGTTTGCTGAGCCTGGGCCCGCTGTTGGGCAATCTGACTGCGCTTGAAAAAACTTCCCCAGGGTTCCTTGTTAGCGCGTTCAGTGGCGCTAATATCAATCAAACTTACCAGTATGGTTTTTGAAAAACCGGGCGAGATTTCATAGGTTAGAGTCGTTCTGGTGACGGTGAACTCGTCAGGTATTTCCATCCGGTTGCCGTTGCGAAACACGAGGGTGTAAGCGCTGGCCGCAACTGCGAACGTGCAAATCAGCACGCAAACAATTCCTGATTTAAAGAGAAGTGAACGCACGGGGACCCCTGTTTCCAACAAACGATGCCTGAGCATGATAAGTACCGCCTTTCTAACTCCGCCAATTTTGGGGCCGCCGCACTCAGCCGGACGTTGGTGGATCCGCAATTACTTGTTCTGACTCGGTGAAGACCTCACGTAACTGTTGCGCGCCTTCACCGCAAGGTTCGGTTGGCGCACGCGCACACGAATCGCGCGACGTTCTCCATCGGCCACGCTCGCAGTCTTCGGGTAATAGCCAAGCGTGTATTGCCGGCGCAACTCTTCAGCGATGCGCGAGAATGAATCAGCTAGCTGCCGCGTGTCGTTCGCCTGGTAAAGACGGCCGCCGGACTTGTCGGCCAGCGCGTGCAAATAGAGATTCGCCCGATCGTAATCTTCCTTGGTTGTGCCGGGCAGGGGCGCGCCGTTGTTCGCGGGCGCGCTGTAAGTTTGCGTCGAGCTGGACGATCCAAAAATGCCTCGCCGCGTCGTCGTAGTAGTTACGGTACCCTGACCGCTGCCTTGCATCGCACGCATGTAATCGCTGGTGTCGTATTGAACTGGATAGATGAGCGCGTCCAACTCTTCGACTTGCTCCAAAGTGCTTTGATACGAAGCCTGCTGACTCGCCGTATCGACCCCGTCGGTGAAGAGTACGATCGCTTTGCGACCTTTGATCCGGTTCAAGCGTTCGGCGATCGTGAGGTTCACCGCGTCGTACAAGCGCGTCGCCGTCCCGCTATGCACAAATTCTTCGATCGTCTGCGCGATGAGTTCCAAATCGTTTGTCGGGTCGGTGAGCAGAAGCACTTCACTGTTGAAAGTGACAAGCAGCACGCGATCCTGCGGCCGCAGTTGCTTCGCGAATTCGAGTGCTGCCGCTTTGATCTCCGACAACTTGAACTGGGTCGATGCCGAAGTGTCGAGCACGAGCGCGACCGTGAAAGGCTTTTCGGCTGTCTCGAAGAACGCGATCGATTGTTCGTTGCCGTTCTCGAGCAGCGTGAAATCTTCGCGCTTGAGGTTCGGGATGAAGCGTCCCTGGCGGTCGAGAACACTTACCGGAACCGTTACCAGCGTTGTGTCAACGCGCAGGACATCGCCTTCACTGAGCTCTTCCGCGGTGGGTTCGGCCGCCGGATCATTAACCTCCGTCGTGTTCGAGGTCTGCGGCTGAGAACCCGCCTTCGCCAGTGTCGGTGGCCCTGTTGGTCGCACCGGGTCGGCGCCACTCAACGTCGGCGGTCCAATTTCCTCATCCTGTGATTGCGACGTGCTGACAAGCGCTTTCGCTGTTTGATTGTCCGTCTTGCGCGTACCTACGACGCGCGGGCGCGATGCAGAGGCGGCACTCCCGCCAGGCGCTGGCGAACTCGTTGAAAGTTGCGTTGAGTTGTTAGACGGCGCGGGCGAGGTTGATCGTTTCACCGAGCTTCGTGTGCCCTTGTCAGTCGAGGGCCTCGCCGGCCGGGGTTTGTTGTCCGGATCGCTCGCGGTGACGGAAGAGGTTTTCGCGTCCGATGAGTTTCGATTCACCCCTAACGAGCTCTCGTATGAATTCACTTTTTTCAGAACGTACGAGCCATGCGGACAGGCTGCGGACGTCAGGTAACCCACGATGACGTAACCGTCAGGAATTGGCACACCCTGGCAGATCCGGATCGTCGGCGTTGCCGGAGCTGTGTTGTTCTGGGACCGCCTCGGGTTTTGGCGTTGGCCAAGTCCCGTGGCAAACGTGGCGAGGACGAGCAAGCAAGCGACCAATGACTTCATGTCGCTACCCCCTTGACCGAATTGTTCGAGATTGGGGCCGCATTATACTCCCCGATTAGGATTAAAGATCAAGCGACGCAAAGATTCCTGTTCTAACGTAAAGAAAAGTCTGTTATCGCTGTGTCAGTTTGATGTAGAATCCGCGGGTTCACGAAAAACCCCTGGCACTTCATCAATTGCGGAAACAATTAGGTTCCGCAGCGGTGTTCACTGTTTCACAGGAGGAAACGACAACATGGCAAAGACAGTTTGCAAAATCCTCGGCGTGGTCTTTCTCATCGTGGGGGTCGCAGGATTTGTCGCGCCCGGCATGCTGGGGACACATTTGAGCCTCGCGCATAATCTGATTCACGTGATTTCGGGCGCGATTGCTCTGTATTTCGGCTTTGCCGGATCATACAGCGGCGCCAGGTCGTTCTGCCTGGCATTCGGAGCCGTCTATCTGCTCTTGGGCGTGGTCGGATTTGTCATGGGAACACCGGGAGCATCTGAGATGGCCGGCATGACGCATCAGGATCCCAGACTATGGAAACTGCTGCCGGGGACGCTTGAACTCGGGCAGATGGATCACATCGTGCACATTCTGCTGGGCGTGGTGTTCTTAGCCGGTGGGTTAATCGGACGACGCGACTAGCACCGGTTGCGGATCGAAGTTTTGGCGAGTGGATCGATTGCGGTCGGTGACCGCGACTCGGTCGCTCGCCATTTTTCTTTGAACCTCATCATTGCACGAAAAGGCAAGAGCGGTGGCAAGCCGACCTTCCTCACCCCGAGCTGATTACCGTTGAGATTGAGGTCCCCCTGTTAATGACCTTCAACCTGAAGCAATCGAGTGAGTTTAGAAGTCTCACAGTCGGGAAGGCGGGCTTGCTCCCGCTCTCGCGGCGACTGGCTCTTGTTCGTACGGGCAATGGCGGCAGCCACTGTCGCAGCAGTATCCGCGCTTTAAATGATAAGCGGCGGTAAAAACCATGGCGCCGCCCTCGACATAATAATCTTGCCCCTCCTGCAATAGCGGAAGGGAGTGTTGGTTCACGACCTCAGTAGGTTCTGATTCCGGAAGGTTGAGTTTCGCGATAGCTTCCCCCAGACATTTAGGGCAAAAGCAGTCCGTTCGTTCGTCGGCGATAGGCGGAACATGGGGCAACTGCGCGCACCAACAGCTCTCGTCAGCCTGTGCGGCGCCGCAAGTGAACACAGCCTGGCAGCGTGCGCAAATCTTTTCCTCTGTCGAATTCACGATCGCGCGGACCTCATCTTACTGCGATGCGCAGGCCGCCACGCGCCACAATCCCCGGACTGCGAAACCCATTCTCGAAGTAAGTGACATCGAATAGATTGTCGGCGCCGCCAAAGAACGTGAGCGTCACACGTTCGGACGCTCGTCGTTCGTAGCTCGCGAACAGATCGGCCTTCGTGTATCCGGGAAACGTTAGTTCCGAAGTACGGAAAGGAAAATTATTCTCAAAAATCGGAGCGAGATGGCTTCCCGTGTAATTCAGGTCGAGACTGACAACGAATGAGCGATAGCGCTGATTGATGTTCAAGCCGAAAAGATGTTCGGGAATGACGTATTCACGCTGCAGGCCGCTGCCACGCACAAATCGATCGCTGTTCGTGAATGTGTATGACGCGCGCCAGTCGGCGCCTCGCCACGGCGCGGCTTCGAGATAGGCTTCCACGCCACGCGCAAAGCCGCCCGGCCGATTCTCGTAGCCGCTAAACCGGCCTGTTCCCAACGGGTCGATTACGAAAAATGAATTGAATGCGATAACGCGCTGCAAGTGAGTGTAGAAGTAAGTCGCGCCGAATCGTGCGCGGTCGTTCGCGACGCGTTGATCGAACCCGGCATCAACACTGATCGATTGTTCCGCGCGCAAGGTCGGATCGCCGAAGCGCGTGAAGCCCGCCTGCGCGAAAGTGCCGGCGCCAAACCGCTCGAACAACGCCGGTGCGCGGAATCCATTCCCGACATGGGCGCGTAGTTTCGTGCCCGTTGAACGAACGAAGTAAGCGATCGAACCGTCACCGGTAATTGAACTCTCCGGGTTGATAGAGCTAAGAAATCCGGGTCGATCGGCGGCGCTAATCCGAAACCACTGGCCCCGGGCGGCGACTGAAATCTGCAACCGATCTTCCAACAGGAAAATCTGATCCTGCGCAAACACCGCCATCGTGCGCTGCCGATCGGTGGTGTTATTGAAAGCGCTGAAAGATGGAATCGACGATTGGAAGAACGATTCGCGCTCGTACTCGAATCCGGCGGTCAGCAGGTTGTGACGTCCTAATCGGAAGTTAGCGCGCGCGTCAAACGTATCCGTTGAGCCGTTGTTAACCGCCACGAACTCGAATTCGCCGAACGGATAAAACGTCGGGGACGAGAACCGCGGATCTATCCCCGGCCCGTTGTAGTTTTGACGACGCGAACCCACATGTTGATAGGCCACCGAATATGAGATCGCGTCAGTGACGTGATCACTGAAGCGGATAGCGCCAACCAGCAGCCGGTTTCGGCGGCCTAGATCAGGATTGTTGAAGTCCGCATTGAACGTCGTGCCTTCGATTGCGCGTGGATATTGACCGCCGGCGAATGCTGCCGGGAGAGCAAATGGGCTGTCATTAATGCGCGCGTTTGCAGTCGTCCCGTAAAAGTTAAAGCTCAGGGTTGAAGATCGTGTCGGATGCAATTGAAAGCGTCCAGAGCCCGCCGTATTGCCGTACTCGTCGTTGCCGTCAACCCCATTTCGCACATCGACGCGAGACAAACCAAAGCTGAAGCCCGCGCGTTTGCCCAAGCCGCCCGATCCACGCACGCGTTCACGAAACTGCGCCAGGCTGCCGCCATCAAAACCGAACTCAAAATAACGGTCCCCGCCAGTCGTCCCCGAAACGAGATTAATCGCACCGCCGATCGCATTCGAGCCGTAGATTGACGAGCCCGAACCGCGCAGCACTTCAACGCGATCCAAATCATTGGGCGCGAGATCAGCAAACAATGGCCCGGCCGCGCCGTTAATGTCAGCCGCATCGCGCACGCGTAAGCCGTCGAGCAACAGCGCCGTGTCGGATGTGCGCTGTCCCCGCAGACGTACGCTGGTTAATGCGCCGGGCGAACCTTGTTGCTGCACCCGCACTCCCGGAACGCCGCGCAGGCTCTCGCTCAATCCAACTTCACGTTTCGTTTCAATTGCCGAGTTTTCGAGCACGCTGATCGCTTTTGAGGTCTCATCGACAGTCTGGGCGATGCCGGTTCCGGTGACGCTTACGGTTTCATTGATCGCCTCGACAGAAAGGCGCACGTCACTCGCCCCTGTTTGGCCACGCTGGATAGTCACGCGTGAAGCAGATGCGGCGAAGCCGTTTGCTCTAACTTCCAAAACGTAATCACCCGCGGCAAGGTTCGTAAACGCGTACGTGCCGTTACCGTCCGTGGTCGTCGATAACTCACCGCCGCTGCGTGAGCGCAGGCGAACGTTTGCACCTTCAATGTTTGCGTTACGTTCGTCAGTGACGCGCCCGCGAAGTTCAGTGCCGCTTTGTGGAAAGGCTGTTGTTGCGCTGATTGCGATTGCGATGACTAAAAACAGGATTCTTTTCATCTTCACTCTCATCCTTCATCCTTGCTTCACGCCCTCCCTCACGGTCGGGCTACTTCCCCAAACTCACCCTACGGCTGTCATCGGCGGCAACGCCCGCCTCTAAACGTTACTGTGCACCGGCGTGATTCGCGGTGCGCCTGAGATCGGATGCGCGTCCACCAGCACTCGCAAGCCAAACACGTCGCGAAGCAACGCTTCGGTCAAGACCGCCTGCGGCGCGCCCGCCGCGACGACGCCCCCGGCTTCCATGAGAATCACCTGGTTCGAGAATTCAGCCGCGAGATTGACGTCGTGTGTCACCACCACCGCCGCAGACTCTTCATTGGCGCAGCGCGCTTTAATCAAACGCAGCATCGTCGCTTGATGCGCGAGATCAAGATTCGCCGTCGGTTCATCAAGCAGAAAGACGCGCGCTTCAGTCGCGAGCGCACGCGCGAGTACTGCACGCTGGCGTTCGCCACCCGATAACTCGTTCATCAAGCGGGACTCGAAACCCGCCAGTTCTGTTTCGCGAATTGAGTTTTGCGCCACCTCGATGTCGTGTTCGTTTTCCCAGCCCCAAGCTTTGGCGCCCGACCAGGCGTAGCGGCCGCCAAGAACAAATTCGAAAACGGTCACCGGAAATCGCAGGTCTGCTTCCTGGGCGACCATTCCGATTTGCCGCGCTACTACCCGCCGCGCAAAGGTCCGCAAAGGCTTGCCATCGAGCAGAACTTCACCGGAAGCCGGCGCGATGCTGCCGTTGAGCGCGCGCAGCAAGGTTGATTTGCCTGCGCCGTTCGGGCCGAGAATCGCGATCACGCTTCCTGGTTCAGCCCGCAGCGAAACGTCACGCACCGCGGTCCGCTCGTCGTAGTTGATTGAGATGTTCTTTGCTTCGAGCATCCGGAAAACTTTGTTCGTTTAGAGGCGGGCTAACTGCCCGCCGTTTTCAATTTGCGAAAGGGCCGGCGGGCGGTAGCCCGCCTCTAAACAGCCCCAGCTCCGCGTTTCAACAAGTACACAAACAAGGGCGCGCCAATCAGCGCGGTGATCGCGCCCACCGGCAATTCACGCGGCGCGATTAGCGTGCGCGCCAAAGTGTCGGCGACAATCACAAACGTCGCGCCCGCGATCGCCGCGGCGGGCACCACCAGACGGTTGTCGCTGCCGAACGACAGCCGCACCAGATGCGGAACGACAAGTCCGACATAGCCGACTGATCCGCTCGAGGCGACCGACGCGCCCACCAAAAGACTCGCGGCGGCGAAAACGATCAGACGCACGCGCGCGACTTCGACACCCAGGTCGAATGCGTCACGCTCACCGAGCATCATTAAATTCAGAGACCGCGCATTCAGCGTGAGCACCAGTCCGCCAACAATTGCGGTAACCACCGCGACCGTCAGCAAGCTCCCGGTGGTTCCGGACAAATCACCCAGCAACCAAAACGTGAACGAACGAATGCGCGTCGCGTCCATCACGGTTGTGATAAAAACGATTCCCGATGAAAGAAACGTGGTGACGATCACGCCCGCAAGAATTAGGCGTTCAGGCGTGGCGCCGGTGCGACCGCGCGCCAGACGGTAAACCACAAATGTCGCAGCGCCGGCGCCCGCAAACGCCATGATCGGACGGCTCCACTCATAGCCGGTGAAGAAGACGAGCGCCGCCATCGTGCCAACTGCCGCGCCGTTCGAGACACCGAGCAGGTACGGTTCCGCCAACGGATTTCGTAGCAACGCCTGATATGCCGCGCCGGCCGCGGCCAAACACATCCCGACCGCGCCCGCCAAAATGATTCGAGGCAGACGAATATCGAAAAGGATCGCGCGCTCTTCCGCCGACAACGCGCAATTCGAGCTTCCGGTCAGCGCACAAAGCGATCCCGCAAACGGCAGACGCTGACTACCGATCACCGCGGCGCCGATCAATGCGAGCACGAGTACAACCAACAGCGAACCGCAAATCAGCAGCGTTCGCTTCAGCGTTGCTCTTCCGATGATTTGAGTTCGGTTCACAGATTCGATTCAGCGGCTCGGCCCGCCGCACAGTGCTACGTTCACTTAAATGCTTCCGGATGTAATGCGCGCGCCAATTGCTCCAGTCCTTCAAACAGCCGTGGTCCGGGTCGCGCTAAAATGTCATCGTTGATTTTGTAAACTCGATTATTCCGAACGGCGGGAGAATTTCTCAGCGCCGGCACCGCGGTTGAGTTCGCATTCCCCACCGAGCCGCCCGTCGGCAGAATGATCGCGTCGGGTTGAGACGCGAGCGCTGCCTCATCGCTGTAACGGGGGAACGCGGTCGGCACATCAGCGGTGACCGAGACTCCACCGGCGCGCCGGATCAGATCCGTTAAGAACGCTTCGCGGCCGATCGTGTACAACGGCTCATCTGAAATCTGGTAGAAAACTTTGATCCGTGGCTGGTTTACCACGGCAGATTCAACGGCCTGCGTCCGACGACGTAAGTCCGCGGCGACTTGTTTGGCTTGCTCACCGGTGCCGAACAGTTCTCCCAGCGTCTCGATCGAACTAAGAATCTGATCGACGCTATTGGGGTTCGTCACGTAAACCGCAATCCGCTGTTCATCAAGCTGTTTAGCGAAGGTCTCAAGTTGTGAGGCCGTGGAGATAAGAACGATTTGAGGCTTAAGCGCGATGATGCGCTCAACGCTGGGCTGCATTGTGTCACCGACTTCCGCGACGGCTTCGGCAGCGGGCGGATAGTCGCAGTAACTGGTGCGGCCGACCAGACGATCCCCGGCGCCGACGGCGTAAACGATCTCTGTCAGATTTGGCGCGAGCGAAACGATGCGATCGATTTTTTGGGGTAGGCGAACCTGGCGGCCCGCTTCGTCGGTAACTTCCCGCGTTTGAGTTGTGGGTAAAACTGTTTGCCGGCGTGAACGATAACAAGCAGTTGCTGAGATCACTGTCGCGACGAGCAGAAACGCGACTAAGAAGGCTTTTTTCTCAGTGAATTCTCTGTGGTTCTCTGTGTCTCGAGATCTGTTTGGCGAATATCGACCACAAAGACCCGCAGAACCACAAAGGTCGCACAAAGAGGTTTGTTTTCCCCTAAAAATCAAAAAGCCCGTCACCTTCTGCCGCGAAATGGACAGGTGGCAACGGGATCTTTTTTGAGAAATTCCCACGGCGGCCT
The nucleotide sequence above comes from Pyrinomonadaceae bacterium. Encoded proteins:
- the gatB gene encoding Asp-tRNA(Asn)/Glu-tRNA(Gln) amidotransferase subunit GatB, whose amino-acid sequence is MTNVWETIIGLEVHAQLSTESKIFCGCSTRFGDEPNANTCPVCLGVPGALPVLNRRVIELGARAALALGLQIQERSIFARKNYFYPDLPKGYQISQYDQPFSMNGTLEIMTAERDEAGHARDWKSMTVGITRLHLEEDAGKNVHEGLPDVDRYSYIDLNRAGTPLAEIVTEPDFRSSWEAYDYVNHVRRALQWVGASEADMEKGNLRCEANVSIRRKGDKAFGTKVELKNLNSVRFMQKAIEFEVERHIKTLESGGQLRQETRLWDERANETRPMRSKEEAHDYRYFPEPDLPPLIVSSELIDRVQASMPELPGPRAKRFTEQYSLSFADASQLTSDRSLADYYEAAVEASGGNARATTNWIRSELLRELENAGLSAEKSPVPAVELGALVRMIDEGTISGKQGKDVLVEMFATGKPAAAIVEERGLIQVSDSGEIDGVIDEVIAANPKQVEQFRGGKEGLFGFFVGQVMKASKGKANPKIVNERLREKLK
- a CDS encoding VWA domain-containing protein, with protein sequence MKSLVACLLVLATFATGLGQRQNPRRSQNNTAPATPTIRICQGVPIPDGYVIVGYLTSAACPHGSYVLKKVNSYESSLGVNRNSSDAKTSSVTASDPDNKPRPARPSTDKGTRSSVKRSTSPAPSNNSTQLSTSSPAPGGSAASASRPRVVGTRKTDNQTAKALVSTSQSQDEEIGPPTLSGADPVRPTGPPTLAKAGSQPQTSNTTEVNDPAAEPTAEELSEGDVLRVDTTLVTVPVSVLDRQGRFIPNLKREDFTLLENGNEQSIAFFETAEKPFTVALVLDTSASTQFKLSEIKAAALEFAKQLRPQDRVLLVTFNSEVLLLTDPTNDLELIAQTIEEFVHSGTATRLYDAVNLTIAERLNRIKGRKAIVLFTDGVDTASQQASYQSTLEQVEELDALIYPVQYDTSDYMRAMQGSGQGTVTTTTTRRGIFGSSSSTQTYSAPANNGAPLPGTTKEDYDRANLYLHALADKSGGRLYQANDTRQLADSFSRIAEELRRQYTLGYYPKTASVADGERRAIRVRVRQPNLAVKARNSYVRSSPSQNK
- a CDS encoding DUF4383 domain-containing protein, whose translation is MAKTVCKILGVVFLIVGVAGFVAPGMLGTHLSLAHNLIHVISGAIALYFGFAGSYSGARSFCLAFGAVYLLLGVVGFVMGTPGASEMAGMTHQDPRLWKLLPGTLELGQMDHIVHILLGVVFLAGGLIGRRD
- a CDS encoding TonB-dependent receptor, with product MKRILFLVIAIAISATTAFPQSGTELRGRVTDERNANIEGANVRLRSRSGGELSTTTDGNGTYAFTNLAAGDYVLEVRANGFAASASRVTIQRGQTGASDVRLSVEAINETVSVTGTGIAQTVDETSKAISVLENSAIETKREVGLSESLRGVPGVRVQQQGSPGALTSVRLRGQRTSDTALLLDGLRVRDAADINGAAGPLFADLAPNDLDRVEVLRGSGSSIYGSNAIGGAINLVSGTTGGDRYFEFGFDGGSLAQFRERVRGSGGLGKRAGFSFGLSRVDVRNGVDGNDEYGNTAGSGRFQLHPTRSSTLSFNFYGTTANARINDSPFALPAAFAGGQYPRAIEGTTFNADFNNPDLGRRNRLLVGAIRFSDHVTDAISYSVAYQHVGSRRQNYNGPGIDPRFSSPTFYPFGEFEFVAVNNGSTDTFDARANFRLGRHNLLTAGFEYERESFFQSSIPSFSAFNNTTDRQRTMAVFAQDQIFLLEDRLQISVAARGQWFRISAADRPGFLSSINPESSITGDGSIAYFVRSTGTKLRAHVGNGFRAPALFERFGAGTFAQAGFTRFGDPTLRAEQSISVDAGFDQRVANDRARFGATYFYTHLQRVIAFNSFFVIDPLGTGRFSGYENRPGGFARGVEAYLEAAPWRGADWRASYTFTNSDRFVRGSGLQREYVIPEHLFGLNINQRYRSFVVSLDLNYTGSHLAPIFENNFPFRTSELTFPGYTKADLFASYERRASERVTLTFFGGADNLFDVTYFENGFRSPGIVARGGLRIAVR
- a CDS encoding ABC transporter ATP-binding protein; translation: MLEAKNISINYDERTAVRDVSLRAEPGSVIAILGPNGAGKSTLLRALNGSIAPASGEVLLDGKPLRTFARRVVARQIGMVAQEADLRFPVTVFEFVLGGRYAWSGAKAWGWENEHDIEVAQNSIRETELAGFESRLMNELSGGERQRAVLARALATEARVFLLDEPTANLDLAHQATMLRLIKARCANEESAAVVVTHDVNLAAEFSNQVILMEAGGVVAAGAPQAVLTEALLRDVFGLRVLVDAHPISGAPRITPVHSNV
- a CDS encoding iron ABC transporter permease, coding for MNRTQIIGRATLKRTLLICGSLLVVLVLALIGAAVIGSQRLPFAGSLCALTGSSNCALSAEERAILFDIRLPRIILAGAVGMCLAAAGAAYQALLRNPLAEPYLLGVSNGAAVGTMAALVFFTGYEWSRPIMAFAGAGAATFVVYRLARGRTGATPERLILAGVIVTTFLSSGIVFITTVMDATRIRSFTFWLLGDLSGTTGSLLTVAVVTAIVGGLVLTLNARSLNLMMLGERDAFDLGVEVARVRLIVFAAASLLVGASVASSGSVGYVGLVVPHLVRLSFGSDNRLVVPAAAIAGATFVIVADTLARTLIAPRELPVGAITALIGAPLFVYLLKRGAGAV
- a CDS encoding cobalamin-binding protein, coding for MISATACYRSRRQTVLPTTQTREVTDEAGRQVRLPQKIDRIVSLAPNLTEIVYAVGAGDRLVGRTSYCDYPPAAEAVAEVGDTMQPSVERIIALKPQIVLISTASQLETFAKQLDEQRIAVYVTNPNSVDQILSSIETLGELFGTGEQAKQVAADLRRRTQAVESAVVNQPRIKVFYQISDEPLYTIGREAFLTDLIRRAGGVSVTADVPTAFPRYSDEAALASQPDAIILPTGGSVGNANSTAVPALRNSPAVRNNRVYKINDDILARPGPRLFEGLEQLARALHPEAFK